A window of Chitinophagales bacterium contains these coding sequences:
- a CDS encoding GH3 auxin-responsive promoter family protein, whose amino-acid sequence MTRIIDIKLPKAIANALRIPQNDPRRQQIRVLKKLLKKARFTEFGQEYRFDEILLSKHPGKKFQELVPTYDYNKIYDQWWYKTLEGVPDVAWPGKIKYYALSSGTSEAASKYIPITKELLRSNTINYLKQLFSLFAYDHVPRNAMAKGFLMLGGATDLKKGKAGWYAGDLSGILAKKRPFWFQTFYKPGGRIAAIQDWNQKLNEIVEHAKEWDIGYIVGVPAWCQMCMEMVIEHYKVKNIHEIWPNFSFFVHGGVAFEPYKKGFEKLLGKPIIYIENYLSSEGFIGYKHREHAKGMQLILDNNIFFEFVPFDEKNFDAECQMVDKPEALMIHEVEEGKEYALLMSTNAGAWRYLLGDTIKFVDLEKNEVVITGRTKHFLSLVGEHLSVDNMNKAIQLVSEELNISIPEYTVVGIPHEGFFAHRWYIGCDDRVDSADIAKRIDQHLRVLNDDYATERDSALKEVFLEVLPEHRFIEFMELKGKLGSQHKFPRVLKGKMLEDWELFLKAKG is encoded by the coding sequence ATGACGAGAATTATTGATATTAAATTGCCCAAAGCGATAGCTAACGCCCTGCGTATACCTCAAAACGATCCGAGGCGACAGCAGATACGGGTGTTAAAGAAATTGTTGAAGAAGGCAAGGTTTACGGAGTTTGGCCAGGAATACCGTTTTGATGAGATACTGCTCAGCAAGCACCCGGGCAAGAAATTTCAGGAACTGGTTCCCACCTATGACTACAATAAGATCTACGATCAATGGTGGTATAAAACCCTGGAGGGCGTACCCGATGTAGCCTGGCCGGGTAAGATCAAGTATTATGCATTAAGTTCCGGCACCTCCGAGGCAGCCAGCAAATACATCCCTATTACCAAAGAGCTGCTTCGCAGCAATACGATCAATTACCTCAAACAACTTTTTTCGCTTTTTGCTTACGATCATGTGCCACGCAATGCCATGGCCAAGGGCTTTTTGATGTTGGGGGGCGCAACTGACCTGAAGAAGGGAAAAGCGGGTTGGTATGCGGGTGACTTGAGCGGGATACTCGCAAAGAAAAGACCTTTCTGGTTTCAGACTTTTTACAAACCCGGAGGCCGGATCGCCGCGATCCAGGATTGGAACCAGAAATTGAATGAGATCGTAGAGCATGCCAAAGAATGGGATATCGGGTATATCGTGGGCGTGCCCGCCTGGTGCCAGATGTGTATGGAAATGGTGATCGAGCATTACAAAGTGAAAAATATCCATGAGATATGGCCCAATTTTTCCTTTTTCGTACATGGAGGCGTGGCCTTTGAACCCTATAAAAAAGGGTTTGAAAAATTATTGGGTAAACCCATCATTTATATCGAGAACTATCTATCGAGCGAAGGCTTTATCGGGTATAAACACCGCGAACACGCTAAAGGGATGCAGTTGATCCTTGATAATAATATCTTCTTCGAATTTGTGCCTTTTGATGAAAAGAACTTTGACGCCGAGTGTCAGATGGTGGACAAGCCTGAAGCGTTGATGATCCATGAAGTGGAAGAAGGAAAGGAATACGCCTTACTGATGAGCACAAATGCAGGGGCCTGGCGTTACCTGCTTGGCGATACGATAAAATTTGTGGACCTGGAGAAGAATGAAGTGGTGATCACCGGCCGGACCAAACATTTCCTGAGCCTCGTTGGCGAACACCTGAGTGTGGACAATATGAACAAAGCGATTCAACTGGTAAGCGAAGAGTTGAATATCTCCATACCTGAATACACGGTGGTAGGTATTCCACATGAAGGTTTCTTTGCCCACCGCTGGTATATTGGGTGTGATGATCGGGTGGATAGCGCCGATATAGCCAAACGGATTGATCAACACCTGCGCGTGCTGAATGATGACTATGCCACAGAGCGGGATAGCGCGTTGAAAGAAGTATTTCTGGAAGTACTCCCCGAGCACCGGTTTATTGAGTTCATGGAACTTAAAGGCAAATTGGGAAGTCAACACAAGTTTCCCCGTGTGCTGAAAGGGAAAATGTTGGAGGATTGGGAGCTTTTTTTGAAGGCAAAGGGCTAA
- the mtgA gene encoding monofunctional biosynthetic peptidoglycan transglycosylase, with product MTTKGLIPRIWRLTKRIFLFLFIFQFVYILALKWIDPPITITQFVSWIKGDGLKRDYVDKEEISVFARLAVIAAEDQLFPDHSGFDWKSIKKAQAYNKRKPGRVHGASTISQQTAKNVFLWQGRSWIRKGLETYFTFMIELIWGKKRILEVYLNVIEMGRGIYGIQAASKSYFNKPAGSLSRQEAAMIAACLPNPKLYPVKPMSKYVARRYPFVLGQMRNLEGDEDIQAVVSNKSTIKGKKK from the coding sequence ATGACCACGAAAGGCCTCATCCCCCGAATCTGGCGTCTCACAAAAAGGATATTTCTCTTCCTGTTCATTTTTCAATTTGTGTATATCCTGGCCCTGAAATGGATCGATCCCCCCATAACCATTACCCAATTCGTTTCGTGGATAAAGGGTGATGGGCTGAAAAGAGATTATGTAGATAAAGAAGAGATCTCTGTATTTGCCCGCCTTGCTGTTATTGCGGCGGAGGACCAGTTATTTCCCGATCACAGTGGATTTGACTGGAAGAGCATCAAAAAAGCCCAGGCCTATAACAAACGTAAACCCGGGCGTGTACATGGCGCCAGCACCATCAGTCAGCAAACAGCAAAGAATGTATTTCTGTGGCAGGGAAGGAGTTGGATTCGCAAGGGGCTTGAGACTTATTTTACCTTCATGATCGAACTGATCTGGGGAAAGAAACGCATACTGGAAGTGTACCTCAATGTGATTGAAATGGGGCGTGGTATTTATGGTATCCAGGCGGCGTCAAAATCTTATTTTAATAAACCGGCAGGAAGTTTATCCCGACAGGAAGCGGCGATGATCGCGGCCTGTCTGCCCAATCCAAAACTCTATCCGGTAAAACCCATGTCAAAGTATGTGGCCAGGCGCTACCCGTTTGTATTGGGGCAAATGCGCAACCTTGAAGGAGATGAAGACATTCAAGCCGTAGTTTCAAATAAATCAACTATTAAAGGGAAAAAAAAGTGA
- a CDS encoding AAA family ATPase — protein MYVMQVWCEFVFDKCHKYILEQIASRKYDLYLLCATDLPWVKDELREYPDLESRERLYKMYKDLLVNQETPWVEIRGSESDRFHSALSALSKLATWQPGDAR, from the coding sequence ATGTACGTAATGCAGGTGTGGTGTGAATTTGTTTTTGACAAATGCCATAAATACATCCTTGAACAGATCGCTTCGCGTAAATATGATCTCTACCTTCTTTGTGCAACAGATCTTCCCTGGGTGAAAGATGAATTGCGGGAATACCCCGATCTGGAATCAAGAGAGCGGTTATATAAAATGTATAAAGATCTGTTGGTAAATCAGGAAACTCCGTGGGTGGAAATTCGTGGAAGTGAATCCGATCGCTTCCATAGTGCACTTAGCGCTCTTAGTAAGTTGGCAACCTGGCAGCCGGGGGACGCCAGATAG
- a CDS encoding DNA-3-methyladenine glycosylase I — protein MSYCSFIQNLKPGEQEQHRVYHDKFYGFPIPDDNELFCRLILEINQAGLSWTTILNKQENFRAAYHGFEIKKVAAYKEKDFNRLMGDAGIIRNRLKIQAAIENAKTILGIQKEHGSFRQWLDDHHPLTKDEWTKLFKKTFRFTGGEIVNEFLMSTGYLPGAHTEDCPIHKKVLKAKPAWARKTR, from the coding sequence ATGAGTTATTGCAGCTTTATACAAAACCTGAAACCCGGTGAGCAGGAACAACACCGCGTGTACCATGATAAATTCTATGGTTTCCCCATTCCGGATGACAATGAACTGTTTTGCCGGCTGATCCTCGAGATCAATCAGGCGGGACTTAGCTGGACCACCATTCTCAATAAACAGGAAAATTTTCGCGCCGCCTATCACGGATTCGAGATCAAAAAAGTGGCAGCCTATAAGGAAAAGGATTTTAACCGACTCATGGGCGACGCGGGCATCATTCGCAACCGGCTCAAAATTCAGGCGGCCATTGAAAACGCCAAGACCATACTGGGTATTCAAAAAGAGCATGGCAGTTTCCGGCAATGGCTCGATGATCACCATCCGCTGACCAAAGACGAATGGACCAAGCTCTTCAAGAAAACCTTTCGCTTTACCGGTGGGGAAATCGTCAATGAGTTTTTAATGAGCACTGGCTACCTCCCGGGCGCTCATACCGAAGATTGTCCCATTCATAAAAAGGTACTCAAAGCAAAACCGGCATGGGCGAGAAAAACACGATAA
- a CDS encoding nicotinamide mononucleotide transporter, with the protein MVYKLMMSFQEIFQHFLTNVRQTQWPEWVSTIAQIASVWYARKNNVLVYPTGIIGVLLAAYVYFFMVSPALYADASLNIYYFLMSVYGWYNWVQKKDGAHYTYPISWCTRPQLWFGIGFFLFFWVAIYVVLTQFTNSNTPILDSLVSSSAITAMWWMAKRKIENWLAWIFSNIVAIPLNFYKELMLFSLMYVLFLALAWWGFVEWKKMAKETTNA; encoded by the coding sequence TTGGTTTACAAATTAATGATGAGTTTCCAGGAAATATTCCAGCACTTTCTCACCAATGTCCGCCAAACCCAATGGCCGGAATGGGTAAGCACCATCGCGCAAATAGCGAGTGTGTGGTATGCCCGTAAAAACAATGTACTGGTTTACCCCACCGGGATTATCGGGGTACTGCTGGCGGCCTATGTCTATTTCTTCATGGTCAGCCCCGCGCTTTATGCCGATGCGTCACTGAATATCTACTATTTTTTAATGAGTGTCTATGGGTGGTACAATTGGGTCCAGAAGAAGGATGGGGCACATTATACCTATCCCATCAGTTGGTGTACGCGCCCCCAGTTATGGTTTGGGATCGGGTTCTTTCTCTTTTTCTGGGTTGCTATTTATGTTGTACTGACCCAGTTTACCAACAGTAATACCCCTATACTGGATTCCCTCGTTTCCTCTTCAGCCATCACCGCCATGTGGTGGATGGCGAAACGCAAGATCGAGAACTGGCTGGCCTGGATCTTTTCAAATATTGTGGCCATCCCGCTCAATTTTTACAAAGAACTGATGCTATTTTCGCTGATGTACGTACTCTTCCTTGCCCTGGCCTGGTGGGGATTTGTTGAATGGAAGAAAATGGCCAAAGAAACAACCAACGCATGA
- a CDS encoding M23 family metallopeptidase: MNRLLLLLIASGLVLLASHCSLNKEAQQSTAKLLQKGKLEEDTSYIYTLPYEVGRSHLVVQGYYSAYTHRNRVAIDFKMKKGTRICAARGGVVVRMNETGSRGGLKSKYRREANYIVIQHDDGTRAGYWHLKKDGVLVNVGDTVKQGQVIGLSGNTGYTAFPHLHFVVWGNDASGQWQTIPTRFSTSKKTRYLRPLRRYKRD; the protein is encoded by the coding sequence ATGAACAGGCTGCTACTTCTTCTTATCGCCTCAGGATTGGTATTGCTGGCCAGTCATTGCTCGCTGAACAAGGAAGCCCAGCAGAGTACGGCCAAACTATTACAAAAAGGAAAGCTCGAAGAAGATACCAGCTATATCTACACCCTCCCTTACGAAGTCGGGCGATCGCATCTTGTGGTACAAGGCTATTATAGCGCCTACACCCATCGCAACCGGGTAGCCATTGATTTCAAAATGAAAAAAGGTACGCGGATCTGTGCCGCACGGGGTGGGGTAGTGGTACGAATGAATGAAACGGGTAGCCGCGGCGGACTCAAATCAAAATACCGGCGCGAAGCCAATTATATTGTCATTCAGCACGACGATGGAACGAGGGCCGGGTACTGGCACCTGAAAAAAGACGGGGTGCTGGTCAATGTGGGCGATACAGTAAAACAAGGCCAGGTCATTGGCTTGAGTGGAAACACGGGGTATACCGCTTTCCCTCACCTGCATTTCGTAGTGTGGGGCAATGATGCCAGTGGCCAGTGGCAGACTATTCCAACACGTTTTTCTACCTCCAAAAAAACAAGATACCTTCGGCCATTAAGGAGATATAAAAGAGACTAG
- a CDS encoding helix-turn-helix transcriptional regulator codes for MPDVIIDKQIFYNPVDYALKKIGGTWKMPVLWRLKDRSLRYSELQNQIPHISQKMLTQALKQLETDGFLQKKVFAEVPPRTEYALTEKGKKAITVIQFLREYGLELMTEAGIDYGELMKKESQKEK; via the coding sequence ATGCCTGACGTCATCATTGATAAGCAGATATTCTATAATCCGGTGGATTATGCCTTAAAAAAAATAGGCGGTACCTGGAAAATGCCGGTGCTTTGGCGACTTAAAGACCGCTCCTTGCGCTACTCGGAATTACAAAACCAGATTCCACATATCAGTCAGAAAATGCTGACACAGGCCCTTAAGCAGCTTGAAACGGATGGGTTCTTACAGAAAAAAGTGTTTGCCGAAGTTCCTCCCCGTACAGAATACGCGTTGACTGAAAAAGGAAAAAAGGCAATCACCGTCATTCAATTCCTGCGTGAGTATGGTTTAGAATTGATGACCGAAGCAGGGATTGACTATGGTGAACTGATGAAAAAGGAAAGTCAAAAAGAAAAATGA
- a CDS encoding alpha/beta fold hydrolase, whose amino-acid sequence MQRILLLSFLFISLSSAAQHNAGNNGKVLMIASNPSVSQQTGWPIGVWFAELAHPYWVFSEAGYTVDIASPDGGALIFDSFSDPEDASAYAAFDYISLGFKKDPAKMAMVQQTLKLSSVNPDDYKAIFVCGGQGPMYTFFNNQPLHEFFTRFYLTGKPTAAICHGTCILLKAKLPNGKFLVEGKKWTGFSSSEEQYADNYVGRAIQPFRIEDEARKMPNSRYVTGAPFSAFAVRDGNLITGQQQNSGAAAAELIVKALAQDRSRYPTYVLVHGAWADESAWGAIRNQLAVRANVEVVNLPAHGIDLRDGRKTGLADYVKTVTETINRQPGKVILVGHSMAGMIISQVADRLPQKIDKLVYVSAYLPRNGESAAGITNAFLNNQPIEAFQFNEDYSLVSIKKEMLPTVVCADCPDEMKQILVKYHKAEPVNGLNDKVVLGTNFTKVPKYYISTTEDYAVPYALQQQMIRKNGTVKKAYEMKTSHLPFVVQPQEFLRILTTLK is encoded by the coding sequence ATGCAACGCATTTTATTATTATCCTTTCTTTTTATATCTCTTTCAAGTGCAGCGCAACACAATGCCGGCAATAATGGCAAAGTGTTGATGATCGCGTCTAACCCTTCTGTTAGTCAACAAACAGGTTGGCCAATCGGGGTTTGGTTTGCCGAACTGGCTCACCCCTATTGGGTTTTTAGCGAAGCCGGTTATACGGTAGATATTGCCAGTCCCGACGGAGGCGCGCTGATCTTTGACAGCTTTAGTGATCCCGAAGATGCCAGCGCCTATGCTGCCTTCGATTACATATCACTGGGGTTTAAGAAAGATCCGGCCAAGATGGCCATGGTTCAGCAAACCTTGAAATTATCTTCCGTAAACCCGGATGATTACAAAGCCATATTTGTTTGTGGGGGGCAGGGGCCGATGTACACTTTTTTCAATAACCAACCACTCCATGAATTTTTTACCCGGTTCTATCTGACGGGCAAGCCCACGGCGGCCATTTGCCATGGAACCTGTATTCTTCTTAAAGCCAAATTACCCAATGGAAAATTTTTGGTTGAGGGTAAAAAATGGACAGGATTCTCCTCCTCCGAAGAGCAATATGCCGATAATTATGTAGGCAGGGCCATTCAACCATTTCGTATTGAAGATGAGGCACGCAAAATGCCCAATAGCCGGTATGTGACAGGTGCACCCTTTTCAGCATTTGCCGTGCGCGACGGAAACCTTATCACGGGCCAACAACAGAATAGTGGTGCCGCTGCGGCCGAACTGATTGTAAAAGCATTGGCGCAGGACAGGTCACGTTACCCCACCTATGTTTTGGTACATGGTGCCTGGGCAGATGAAAGTGCCTGGGGTGCCATTCGCAATCAATTGGCCGTTCGGGCCAATGTGGAAGTGGTGAACCTGCCGGCACATGGTATTGATCTGCGTGATGGACGTAAGACCGGCCTGGCTGATTATGTAAAAACAGTAACCGAAACCATCAACCGTCAACCTGGTAAAGTAATTCTGGTAGGTCATTCCATGGCCGGGATGATCATTTCACAGGTAGCCGACCGTCTGCCGCAGAAGATTGACAAGCTGGTATATGTCTCGGCTTATCTCCCGCGAAATGGTGAATCTGCCGCCGGAATCACCAATGCCTTTCTCAACAATCAGCCGATCGAAGCTTTTCAGTTCAATGAGGATTATTCGCTTGTCAGTATCAAAAAGGAAATGTTACCAACAGTGGTCTGTGCGGATTGCCCGGATGAAATGAAACAGATACTCGTGAAATACCATAAAGCAGAACCTGTAAATGGCTTGAATGATAAAGTGGTGCTGGGTACCAATTTTACAAAAGTGCCGAAATATTATATCAGCACAACTGAAGACTATGCTGTGCCTTATGCATTGCAACAACAAATGATCAGGAAGAATGGTACAGTGAAAAAAGCGTATGAAATGAAGACCTCACATTTACCCTTTGTGGTACAACCACAGGAGTTTCTGCGTATACTAACAACGCTGAAATGA
- a CDS encoding DUF481 domain-containing protein, with the protein MRTLLLCVLLLFNSAVLAQLNESDTLRWQFRSTLTGTFQQGNVDLLAARLRADLTTGAVQHWVYKTQNAGLYQAFYKKKADLDLFSRHYIYYKPFRRAYPFGLFYLSTNYRRKINGRYFLGGGYTVQLMKKGGAIIKLSGSLVYEQTRFAGKQFNRPEWNNTSLLSLWRATIYSSGSFHLSQNGWRIYYEFFFQPGLSEKRNHRWQAESGIEFPLRKGFSFNLNYLLSYEDVVITGVRQRDALLSFGVGYQVKHK; encoded by the coding sequence ATGAGAACCCTTTTGCTTTGTGTCTTGCTGCTCTTTAACAGCGCAGTTCTGGCACAGCTCAATGAGAGTGATACCCTTCGCTGGCAGTTCCGGTCAACTCTGACCGGAACTTTTCAGCAGGGGAATGTAGATCTTCTTGCAGCACGTTTGCGTGCTGATCTCACAACGGGCGCTGTTCAGCATTGGGTGTATAAAACGCAGAACGCCGGACTTTATCAGGCATTTTATAAAAAAAAGGCCGACCTCGATCTGTTTAGCCGTCACTATATCTACTACAAACCGTTTCGCAGGGCCTATCCCTTTGGCCTGTTTTATCTTTCCACCAATTACAGACGCAAGATAAACGGACGTTATTTTTTGGGAGGCGGTTATACGGTACAGCTGATGAAAAAAGGGGGAGCTATCATAAAACTATCGGGTTCTCTTGTGTATGAGCAAACCCGGTTTGCCGGCAAACAATTCAACCGACCGGAGTGGAATAATACCTCTTTATTATCTCTCTGGCGGGCCACGATATATTCCAGTGGATCTTTTCACCTCAGTCAAAATGGGTGGCGCATTTATTATGAATTCTTTTTTCAGCCCGGCCTTAGTGAGAAACGGAACCATCGCTGGCAGGCAGAATCAGGTATTGAGTTCCCTCTGCGAAAGGGGTTCTCCTTTAATTTGAATTACCTGTTATCCTATGAGGACGTGGTCATTACCGGTGTGCGTCAACGCGATGCGCTCCTGAGTTTTGGCGTGGGCTATCAGGTGAAGCATAAGTAA
- a CDS encoding saccharopine dehydrogenase NADP-binding domain-containing protein gives MKLAVLGAGMVGRAIALDLATTHEITSFDQNAENLSILSRRDSRIRRRKEDLTRYDSYPEWLSEFDLVLTAVPGFMGYRTLEAVIKAGKSVADISFFPEDALQLDALAKEKGVTVITDVGVAPGMSNLILGRYNEEMRVTHFECYVGGLPANPQPPYFYKAPFSPIDVIEEYIRPARLKEKGKIVEKPALTERELIEFDEVGTLEAFNTDGLRSLLFTLPHIPDMKEKTMRFPGHIDLILSLKEAGFFDTKKIMVQGKEISPLEFTSRMLIDDWKLGEEEEEFTVMRVIVEGEKEGTKQRIEYNLLDRYDPVSRLSSMARTTGYTCTAAAQLILQGLFVEKGVFPPEFVGKSSVCFEKIMDYLEQRGVRWKRT, from the coding sequence ATGAAGCTTGCTGTACTTGGCGCAGGTATGGTAGGGCGAGCGATAGCCCTTGACCTGGCCACCACACATGAGATCACATCCTTTGATCAGAATGCAGAAAACCTTTCCATTCTCTCCCGAAGGGATTCGCGTATTCGGAGACGTAAAGAAGACCTGACCCGTTATGATTCCTATCCGGAATGGTTAAGCGAATTTGACCTGGTGCTGACGGCGGTTCCCGGTTTCATGGGATATCGAACGCTGGAAGCTGTGATCAAGGCAGGAAAATCTGTGGCCGATATTTCGTTCTTTCCCGAAGACGCACTTCAACTCGACGCCCTTGCCAAAGAAAAAGGAGTTACCGTGATAACGGATGTGGGGGTGGCTCCCGGCATGAGCAATTTGATATTAGGACGGTACAATGAAGAAATGCGGGTCACCCATTTTGAATGTTATGTGGGAGGACTGCCGGCCAATCCACAACCTCCTTATTTTTATAAAGCGCCTTTTTCTCCCATTGATGTCATTGAGGAATATATTCGACCGGCACGATTGAAAGAGAAAGGGAAGATCGTGGAAAAACCAGCCTTGACCGAGCGCGAGCTGATCGAGTTTGATGAGGTGGGTACCCTGGAAGCCTTTAATACCGACGGGCTACGCAGTCTTCTGTTTACCCTGCCTCATATACCCGATATGAAAGAGAAGACCATGCGGTTTCCCGGTCATATCGACCTGATCCTGTCATTAAAAGAAGCCGGTTTTTTTGATACCAAAAAAATAATGGTACAGGGAAAAGAGATATCACCCCTGGAATTTACCTCGCGCATGCTGATCGATGATTGGAAACTGGGTGAGGAAGAAGAGGAGTTTACCGTGATGCGCGTGATCGTAGAAGGAGAAAAAGAAGGGACAAAGCAAAGAATCGAATACAACTTACTTGACCGCTACGATCCGGTTTCCCGGTTGTCTTCTATGGCGCGTACTACGGGGTATACCTGTACCGCGGCAGCACAATTGATACTACAGGGTTTGTTTGTGGAAAAAGGCGTTTTTCCACCCGAGTTTGTAGGAAAGAGCAGCGTTTGTTTTGAAAAAATTATGGATTATCTTGAGCAGAGGGGTGTGCGTTGGAAACGGACCTAA
- a CDS encoding tetratricopeptide repeat protein, translating to MRIVICLLFLVFTISVFGQTREEISKSAGDLYDKEEYSAALGDYTKGLTLYPDDREFLLMKGNCLDRMKELSDAYEAFSYLIQKHPAYSIGYNQRGLLLLRVQEFELALKDLNQAVALAESDSVRLSALLNRGAVKFQTRDFEGTKNDLSEALKIDSLNLGVMNNLAIVSKELGNAEKAFYYLYKILEVEPENVGAISNIGFTYQELGRCDTAIHFFNKVIELNEDEGLGYSNRGYCYYKLGKLDLALKDVNHSLELYSSNAFAYRTRALIYIAQGKNKDACGDIDMALFYKFTTMYGDEVEELKKKYCQ from the coding sequence ATGAGAATAGTGATCTGTCTTTTATTTTTGGTATTTACCATTTCTGTATTTGGCCAAACAAGAGAGGAAATTTCAAAGAGTGCCGGAGATCTGTATGATAAGGAAGAGTATTCAGCAGCATTAGGCGACTATACAAAGGGATTGACCTTGTATCCGGATGACAGAGAGTTTCTCCTTATGAAGGGCAATTGTCTTGACCGGATGAAGGAATTGTCGGATGCCTATGAGGCATTCAGTTACCTGATCCAAAAACACCCGGCCTATTCAATAGGATATAACCAACGCGGACTGTTGTTATTAAGGGTGCAGGAGTTTGAGTTGGCGTTAAAAGATCTGAATCAGGCGGTTGCGCTTGCGGAGTCTGATAGTGTTCGACTTTCTGCACTGTTGAACAGGGGCGCTGTTAAATTTCAAACACGCGATTTTGAGGGTACAAAAAACGATCTGTCCGAAGCGTTGAAGATCGATTCATTGAATTTGGGGGTTATGAACAACCTGGCGATAGTATCCAAGGAATTAGGCAACGCGGAAAAGGCCTTTTATTATTTATATAAGATACTGGAAGTAGAGCCGGAAAACGTAGGAGCCATTTCAAATATCGGCTTCACCTATCAGGAATTGGGGCGTTGTGATACGGCCATTCATTTTTTCAACAAGGTGATCGAATTAAATGAGGATGAAGGGCTGGGATATAGTAACAGGGGGTATTGCTATTATAAATTAGGCAAGCTGGATCTTGCCCTAAAGGATGTTAACCATTCGCTCGAACTTTATTCTTCAAATGCATTCGCCTATCGCACACGGGCGTTGATATATATAGCGCAAGGGAAAAATAAGGATGCGTGTGGGGATATTGATATGGCTCTTTTTTATAAGTTCACCACGATGTATGGCGACGAGGTAGAAGAATTAAAAAAGAAGTATTGTCAATAG
- a CDS encoding NifU family protein produces MIKTGNPIISIYTEMTPNPETMKFVANKLLYPGKSVDFPDIESAKPSPLAVELFGFPFIRAVFIASNFVTLSKTSDTDWADVIPSIREFLKQYLEEGKTVVNEEELAAVKQESSNEVAADDDDVVKRIKELLDNYVRPAVEMDGGAIQFKSYENGTVSLAMQGSCSGCPSSMITLKAGIEGMMKRMIPEVKEVLADAE; encoded by the coding sequence ATGATCAAAACAGGCAATCCCATCATCAGTATCTATACCGAAATGACCCCAAATCCGGAGACCATGAAGTTTGTGGCCAACAAACTGCTCTATCCGGGTAAAAGTGTTGATTTCCCGGATATTGAGAGTGCAAAACCCTCGCCTTTGGCGGTGGAATTGTTTGGGTTCCCTTTCATCCGCGCGGTCTTTATCGCCAGCAATTTTGTAACACTGTCGAAAACCTCTGACACCGATTGGGCGGATGTAATCCCCTCTATTCGTGAATTCCTGAAACAATACCTGGAAGAAGGAAAAACCGTGGTGAATGAAGAAGAACTGGCGGCGGTAAAACAGGAAAGCTCCAATGAAGTGGCGGCTGATGATGATGATGTGGTAAAACGAATCAAAGAATTACTCGATAACTATGTGCGCCCGGCTGTTGAAATGGACGGCGGCGCCATTCAATTCAAAAGCTACGAAAACGGAACGGTTAGTCTCGCCATGCAAGGCTCCTGCTCCGGTTGTCCCTCCTCCATGATCACCCTCAAAGCCGGTATCGAAGGCATGATGAAGCGAATGATCCCGGAAGTGAAGGAAGTGCTGGCCGATGCGGAATAA